From Streptomyces qinzhouensis, one genomic window encodes:
- a CDS encoding glutamate synthase subunit beta, whose amino-acid sequence MADPKGFLTTGREVAQTRPVAERLRDWNEVYVPGSLLPIISKQAGRCMDCGIPFCHNGCPLGNLIPEWNDYAYRENWAAASERLHATNNFPEFTGRLCPAPCESACVLGINQPAVTIKNVEVSIIDKAWDSGDVTPQPPDRLSGKTVAVIGSGPAGLAAAQQLTRAGHTVAVYERADRIGGLLRYGIPEFKMEKVHINRRIEQMRAEGTKFRTEVEIGRDIDAAQLRRRYDAVVIAAGATVSRDLPVPGRELTGIHFAMEYLPLANKVQEGDFVAPPITAEGKHVVVIGGGDTGADCVGTAHRQGAASVTQLEIMPRPGEERSAGQPWPTFPMLYKVTSAHEEGGERVYAVSTTRFEGDEDGRVAALHLVEVDFVDGKLTPRPGTERRIPAQLVTLAMGFTGTDRANGLVEQFGLELDDRGNIARDADFATNVDGVFVAGDAGRGQSLIVWAIAEGRSAARGVDRFLTGASELPAPIRPTDRSLTV is encoded by the coding sequence ATGGCTGACCCCAAGGGCTTCCTGACCACCGGCCGAGAGGTCGCGCAGACCCGTCCGGTCGCCGAGCGCCTCAGGGACTGGAACGAGGTCTACGTCCCCGGCTCCCTGCTGCCGATCATCAGCAAGCAGGCCGGCCGCTGCATGGACTGCGGCATCCCGTTCTGCCACAACGGCTGTCCGCTCGGAAATCTGATCCCCGAGTGGAACGACTACGCCTACCGGGAGAACTGGGCCGCCGCCTCCGAGCGGCTGCACGCCACCAACAACTTCCCGGAGTTCACCGGGCGGCTCTGCCCCGCGCCCTGTGAGTCGGCCTGTGTGCTGGGCATCAACCAGCCCGCGGTCACCATCAAGAACGTCGAGGTCTCCATCATCGACAAGGCGTGGGACTCAGGCGACGTCACTCCGCAGCCCCCGGACCGGCTCTCCGGCAAGACCGTGGCCGTCATCGGCTCGGGACCCGCCGGTCTCGCCGCCGCCCAGCAGCTGACCCGGGCCGGCCACACCGTCGCGGTCTACGAGCGGGCGGACCGGATCGGCGGACTGCTGCGGTACGGCATCCCCGAGTTCAAGATGGAGAAGGTGCACATCAACCGCCGCATCGAGCAGATGCGGGCGGAGGGCACCAAGTTCCGTACCGAGGTGGAGATCGGCCGGGACATCGACGCGGCCCAGCTGCGCCGCCGCTACGACGCCGTGGTCATCGCCGCCGGGGCCACCGTCTCCCGCGATCTGCCCGTCCCCGGCCGGGAGCTGACCGGCATCCACTTCGCGATGGAGTACCTGCCGCTCGCCAACAAGGTGCAGGAGGGCGACTTCGTCGCCCCGCCGATCACCGCCGAGGGCAAGCACGTCGTCGTCATCGGCGGCGGCGACACCGGCGCCGACTGCGTCGGCACCGCCCACCGGCAGGGCGCGGCCTCCGTCACCCAGCTGGAGATCATGCCCCGGCCGGGCGAGGAGCGCAGCGCCGGCCAGCCGTGGCCGACGTTCCCGATGCTTTACAAGGTGACCTCGGCCCACGAGGAGGGCGGCGAGCGCGTGTACGCCGTCTCGACCACCCGCTTCGAGGGCGACGAGGACGGCCGTGTCGCCGCCCTGCACCTGGTGGAGGTCGACTTCGTCGACGGCAAGCTGACCCCGAGGCCCGGCACCGAGCGCCGGATCCCGGCCCAGTTGGTGACGCTGGCGATGGGCTTCACCGGCACCGACCGGGCCAATGGGCTCGTCGAGCAGTTCGGTCTGGAGCTGGACGACCGCGGCAACATCGCCCGGGACGCCGATTTCGCGACCAATGTCGACGGCGTCTTCGTCGCCGGTGACGCCGGCCGCGGCCAGTCGCTGATCGTCTGGGCGATCGCCGAGGGACGCTCGGCGGCGCGCGGTGTCGACCGCTTCCTGACCGGCGCGAGCGAACTGCCCGCCCCGATCCGGCCCACGGACCGTTCGCTGACGGTCTGA
- a CDS encoding VIT1/CCC1 transporter family protein, protein MAVIESVASLHEAHRDNHTHRDVNGGWLRPAVFGAMDGLVSNLALMTGVAGGAVSQQTIVITGLAGLAAGAFSMAAGEYTSVASQRELVQAELDVERRELRRHPVDEMEELAALYVSRGVEPELAREVATQLSRDPEQALEIHAREELGIDPDDLPSPLVAAVSSFGAFALGALLPLLPYLLGATALWPAVLLALAGLFGAGALVARVTARSWWFSGLRQLALGGVAAALTYGLGTLLGAAL, encoded by the coding sequence GTGGCCGTCATCGAATCCGTCGCGAGCCTGCACGAGGCGCACCGCGACAACCACACGCACCGGGATGTCAACGGCGGCTGGCTGCGGCCCGCGGTCTTCGGGGCGATGGACGGACTGGTCTCCAATCTGGCGCTGATGACCGGCGTCGCGGGCGGTGCGGTCTCCCAGCAGACCATCGTCATCACCGGCCTCGCCGGACTCGCGGCCGGAGCCTTCTCCATGGCCGCCGGCGAGTACACGTCCGTCGCGTCCCAGCGGGAGCTGGTCCAGGCGGAACTGGACGTGGAGCGGCGCGAGTTGCGCAGGCATCCGGTGGACGAGATGGAGGAGCTGGCGGCGCTGTACGTCTCCAGGGGCGTCGAGCCGGAACTGGCGCGGGAGGTCGCGACGCAGCTCTCCCGCGACCCCGAGCAGGCGCTGGAGATCCACGCCCGGGAGGAGCTGGGGATCGACCCGGACGACCTGCCGTCGCCGCTGGTCGCGGCGGTCTCCTCGTTCGGGGCGTTCGCCCTCGGCGCGCTGCTGCCGCTGCTGCCCTATCTGCTGGGCGCGACGGCGCTCTGGCCCGCGGTGCTGCTGGCGCTGGCCGGGCTCTTCGGGGCGGGTGCGCTGGTGGCCCGGGTCACCGCCCGGAGCTGGTGGTTCAGCGGACTGCGGCAGCTGGCGCTGGGCGGTGTCGCGGCGGCGCTCACCTACGGCCTGGGCACCCTGCTGGGCGCGGCGCTCTAG
- the gltB gene encoding glutamate synthase large subunit, giving the protein MRSDAWSPMDGRPAPQGMYDPRNEHDACGVGFVATLTGVASHELVEQALTVLRNLEHRGATGSEPDSGDGAGILLQVPDAFLREVSGFELPEPGAYAVGTAFLPHGSTESTEAAEVTETTDGGDATGTAVSRIETIAREEGLTVLGWREVPVTPDLLGNGARATMPVFRQLFVADGQSTGLALDRKAFVLRKRAEREAGVYFPSLSARTIVYKGMLTTGQLEPFFPDLSDRRLATAIALVHSRFSTNTFPSWPLAHPYRFVAHNGEINTVKGNRNWMRARESQLGSDAFGERELERIFPVCTPDASDSASFDEVLELLHLGGRSLPHSVLMMVPEAWENHDSMDPARRAFYRYHSTMMEPWDGPACVTFTDGTQVGAVLDRNGLRPGRYWVTDDGLVVLSSEVGVLDIDPAKVVRKGRLQPGRMFLVDTVEHRIIEDDEIKSSLAAEQPYAEWLEAGTIELGDLPEREHIVHTHASVTRRQQTFGYTEEELRVLIAPMARTGMEPIGSMGTDSPIAALSERPRLLFDYFTQLFAQVTNPPLDAIREELVTSLYSSLGPAGNLLDPTAASCRSVTLPFPVIDNDELAKLIHINADGDMPGMKAVTLSGLYRVAGGGDALAARLEAICAEADTAIEDGARLIVLSDRHSDAEHAPIPSLLLTSAVHHHLIRTKQRTKVGLLVEAGDVREVHHVALLIGYGAAAVNPYLAMESVEDLVRASTFISDVESEQAIRNLIYALGKGVLKVMSKMGISTVASYRGAQVFEAIGLAEDFVGTYFDGTASKIGGAGIAVIADEVAARHAKAYPASGIAPAHRALDIGGEYQWRREGEPHLFDPDTVFRLQHSTRSRRYDIFKQYTDRVNEQSERLMTLRGLFGFAEGREPVPLDEVEPVSEIVKRFSTGAMSYGSISREAHETLAVAMNRLGGKSNTGEGGEDPDRLYDPERRSSIKQVASGRFGVTSEYLVNADDIQIKMAQGAKPGEGGQLPGHKVYPWVAKTRHSTPGVGLISPPPHHDIYSIEDLAQLIHDLKNANPLARIHVKLVSEVGVGTVAAGVSKAHADVVLISGHDGGTGASPLTSLKHAGGPWELGLAETQQTLLLNGLRDRIVVQTDGQLKTGRDVVIAALLGAEEFGFATAPLVVSGCVMMRVCHLDTCPVGIATQNPVLRDRFSGKAEYVVNFFEFIAEEVRELLAELGFRTLQEAVGHAELLDTDRAVHHFKGQGLDLAPLFHVPELPRGAVRHALIEQDHGLAKALDNQLVKLAADALNAESAEAAQPVRAQVAIRNINRTVGTMLGYEVTRRFGGAGLPDDTIDITFTGSAGQSFGAFVPRGVTLRLEGDANDYVGKGLSGGRVVVRPDRAADHLAEYSTIAGNTIAYGATGGEIFLRGRTGERFCVRNSGATVVSEGVGDHGCEYMTGGHAVVLGETGRNFAAGMSGGVAYVVDLDRDNVNAGNLAAVEPLTDADRQWLHDVVRRHQEETGSTVAGKLLADWETGAARFSKIIPTTYKAVLAAKDAAELAGLSEQETTEKMMEAASHG; this is encoded by the coding sequence ATGCGTTCCGACGCCTGGTCGCCCATGGACGGTCGCCCCGCCCCCCAGGGGATGTACGACCCCCGTAACGAGCACGACGCCTGCGGTGTCGGGTTCGTGGCCACCCTTACCGGTGTGGCCAGCCATGAGCTGGTGGAACAGGCGCTGACGGTCCTGCGGAATCTGGAGCACCGCGGCGCGACCGGATCGGAACCCGACTCGGGGGACGGCGCCGGAATCCTGCTGCAGGTGCCGGACGCGTTCCTCCGCGAGGTCAGCGGCTTCGAACTGCCCGAGCCCGGCGCGTACGCCGTCGGCACCGCCTTCCTGCCGCACGGCAGCACCGAGAGCACCGAGGCCGCCGAGGTCACCGAGACCACGGACGGCGGAGACGCCACCGGGACCGCCGTCTCGCGTATCGAGACGATCGCCCGGGAAGAGGGCCTCACCGTCCTCGGCTGGCGCGAGGTCCCCGTCACCCCCGACCTCCTCGGCAACGGCGCCCGCGCCACCATGCCCGTCTTCCGTCAGCTCTTCGTCGCCGACGGACAGAGCACGGGCCTGGCGCTCGACCGCAAGGCGTTCGTCCTGCGCAAGCGCGCCGAACGCGAGGCCGGGGTGTACTTCCCCTCCCTCTCCGCCCGCACCATCGTCTACAAGGGCATGCTCACCACCGGTCAGCTGGAGCCCTTCTTCCCGGACCTGTCGGACCGGCGCCTCGCCACCGCGATCGCCCTCGTCCACTCCCGGTTCTCCACCAACACCTTCCCGAGCTGGCCGCTGGCCCACCCGTACCGCTTCGTCGCCCACAACGGCGAGATCAACACGGTCAAGGGCAACCGCAACTGGATGCGCGCCCGGGAGTCCCAGCTCGGCAGCGACGCCTTCGGCGAGCGCGAGCTGGAGCGGATCTTCCCGGTCTGTACGCCGGACGCCTCCGACTCCGCCTCCTTCGACGAGGTGCTGGAGCTGCTCCACCTCGGCGGCCGTTCGCTGCCGCACTCCGTGCTGATGATGGTCCCCGAGGCGTGGGAGAACCACGACTCCATGGACCCGGCCCGGCGCGCCTTCTACCGGTACCACTCCACGATGATGGAGCCCTGGGACGGCCCCGCCTGCGTCACCTTCACCGACGGCACCCAGGTCGGCGCGGTCCTGGACCGCAATGGACTGCGCCCCGGCCGCTACTGGGTCACCGACGACGGTCTGGTCGTCCTCTCCTCCGAGGTCGGCGTCCTCGACATCGACCCCGCCAAGGTCGTCCGCAAGGGCCGCCTCCAGCCCGGCCGGATGTTCCTCGTGGACACCGTCGAGCACCGGATCATCGAGGACGACGAGATCAAGTCGTCGCTCGCCGCCGAGCAGCCGTACGCCGAGTGGCTGGAAGCGGGCACCATCGAGCTGGGCGATCTGCCCGAGCGCGAGCACATCGTCCACACCCACGCCTCCGTCACCCGCCGCCAGCAGACCTTCGGCTACACCGAGGAGGAGCTGCGGGTCCTGATCGCCCCCATGGCCCGTACCGGCATGGAGCCGATCGGTTCCATGGGCACGGACTCCCCGATCGCCGCCCTCTCCGAGCGGCCCCGGCTGCTGTTCGACTACTTCACCCAGCTCTTCGCGCAGGTGACCAACCCGCCGCTGGACGCCATCCGCGAGGAGCTGGTGACGTCCCTGTACTCGTCGCTGGGCCCGGCCGGCAATCTGCTCGACCCCACCGCCGCCTCGTGCCGCAGCGTCACCCTCCCCTTCCCGGTGATCGACAACGATGAGCTGGCCAAGCTCATCCACATCAACGCCGACGGCGACATGCCCGGGATGAAGGCCGTCACCCTCTCCGGTCTCTACCGGGTCGCCGGCGGCGGTGACGCGCTCGCCGCCCGGCTGGAGGCGATCTGCGCCGAGGCCGACACCGCCATCGAGGACGGCGCCCGGCTGATCGTCCTCTCCGACCGGCACTCCGACGCCGAGCACGCGCCGATCCCGTCGCTGCTGCTCACCTCCGCCGTGCACCACCACCTCATCCGTACCAAGCAGCGCACCAAGGTCGGGCTGCTGGTCGAGGCGGGCGATGTGCGCGAGGTCCACCATGTCGCGCTGCTCATCGGCTACGGCGCCGCCGCGGTCAACCCGTATCTGGCCATGGAGTCCGTCGAGGACCTCGTCCGCGCGTCGACCTTCATCAGCGACGTCGAGTCCGAGCAGGCCATCCGCAACCTGATCTACGCCCTCGGCAAGGGCGTGCTGAAGGTCATGTCCAAGATGGGCATCTCGACCGTCGCCTCCTACCGCGGCGCCCAGGTCTTCGAGGCCATCGGCCTGGCCGAGGACTTCGTCGGCACCTACTTCGACGGCACCGCCTCCAAGATCGGCGGCGCCGGTATCGCGGTGATCGCCGACGAGGTCGCCGCCCGCCACGCCAAGGCCTACCCGGCCTCCGGGATCGCCCCGGCGCACCGCGCGCTGGACATCGGCGGCGAGTACCAGTGGCGCCGTGAGGGCGAGCCCCACCTCTTCGACCCGGACACCGTCTTCCGGCTCCAGCACTCCACCCGCAGCCGCCGCTACGACATCTTCAAGCAGTACACGGACCGGGTGAACGAGCAGTCCGAGCGGCTGATGACGCTCCGCGGCCTGTTCGGCTTCGCCGAGGGCCGGGAGCCGGTGCCGCTGGACGAGGTCGAGCCGGTGTCCGAGATCGTCAAGCGGTTCTCCACCGGCGCCATGTCGTACGGCTCCATCTCCCGCGAGGCCCACGAGACCCTCGCCGTCGCCATGAACCGTCTCGGCGGCAAGTCCAACACCGGCGAGGGCGGCGAGGACCCCGACCGCCTCTACGACCCCGAGCGCCGCTCCTCCATCAAGCAGGTCGCCTCCGGCCGCTTCGGCGTCACCAGCGAGTACCTCGTCAACGCCGACGACATCCAGATCAAGATGGCCCAGGGCGCCAAGCCCGGCGAGGGCGGCCAGCTGCCCGGCCACAAGGTCTACCCCTGGGTGGCGAAGACCCGGCACTCCACCCCGGGCGTCGGACTGATCTCCCCGCCGCCGCACCACGACATCTACTCCATCGAGGATCTCGCCCAGCTGATCCACGATCTGAAGAACGCCAACCCCCTCGCCCGGATCCACGTCAAGCTGGTCTCCGAGGTCGGCGTCGGCACGGTCGCCGCGGGCGTCTCCAAGGCCCATGCCGATGTCGTCCTGATCTCCGGCCACGACGGCGGCACCGGCGCCTCCCCGCTCACCAGCCTCAAGCACGCGGGCGGCCCCTGGGAGCTGGGCCTGGCCGAGACGCAGCAGACGCTGCTGCTCAACGGTCTGCGCGACCGGATCGTCGTCCAGACCGACGGCCAGCTCAAGACCGGTCGTGATGTCGTCATCGCCGCCCTGCTGGGCGCCGAGGAGTTCGGCTTCGCCACCGCGCCGCTCGTCGTCTCCGGCTGTGTGATGATGCGCGTCTGCCATCTCGACACCTGCCCGGTCGGCATCGCCACCCAGAACCCGGTACTGCGCGACCGCTTCTCCGGCAAGGCCGAGTACGTCGTCAACTTCTTCGAGTTCATCGCCGAGGAGGTCCGCGAGCTGCTCGCGGAGCTCGGCTTCCGTACCCTCCAGGAGGCCGTCGGCCACGCCGAACTCCTGGACACCGACCGGGCCGTGCACCACTTCAAGGGTCAGGGCCTCGATCTGGCGCCGCTGTTCCATGTGCCCGAACTGCCCCGGGGCGCGGTCCGTCACGCCCTGATCGAGCAGGACCACGGGCTGGCGAAGGCGCTGGACAACCAGTTGGTGAAGCTGGCGGCCGACGCGCTGAACGCCGAGTCCGCCGAGGCGGCCCAGCCGGTCCGCGCCCAGGTCGCGATCCGGAACATCAACCGGACCGTCGGCACCATGCTCGGCTACGAGGTCACCCGCCGCTTCGGCGGCGCCGGGCTCCCCGACGACACCATCGACATCACCTTCACCGGTTCGGCCGGCCAGTCCTTCGGCGCCTTCGTGCCCCGCGGCGTCACGCTCCGCCTGGAGGGCGACGCCAACGACTACGTCGGCAAGGGCCTCTCCGGCGGCCGGGTCGTGGTCCGCCCCGACCGGGCGGCCGACCATCTCGCCGAGTACTCCACGATCGCGGGCAACACCATCGCCTACGGGGCCACCGGCGGCGAGATCTTCCTGCGCGGCCGTACCGGCGAGCGGTTCTGTGTCCGCAACTCCGGCGCGACCGTGGTCTCCGAGGGTGTCGGCGACCACGGCTGCGAGTACATGACCGGCGGTCACGCCGTCGTCCTCGGCGAGACCGGGCGCAATTTCGCGGCCGGTATGTCCGGCGGTGTCGCGTACGTCGTCGACCTCGACCGTGACAACGTCAACGCGGGCAATCTGGCGGCCGTCGAACCGCTGACCGACGCCGACCGGCAGTGGCTGCACGACGTCGTGCGCCGCCACCAGGAGGAGACGGGCTCCACCGTCGCCGGGAAGCTGCTCGCCGACTGGGAGACGGGCGCCGCCCGCTTCAGCAAGATCATCCCCACCACGTACAAGGCAGTGCTCGCCGCCAAGGACGCCGCTGAGCTCGCCGGTCTCTCCGAGCAGGAGACCACCGAGAAGATGATGGAGGCGGCGTCCCATGGCTGA
- a CDS encoding pyridoxamine 5'-phosphate oxidase family protein yields MSTDTTTSWADFRAAEPVLADAVRRRFEEHTHHVLATLRKDGSPRVSGLEITFLGGEVCLGMMPGSWKAKDLLRDPRFALHANPGTVESMATGDAKLSGRAAEVTEGAELDRFRAEIAPPEEFHLFRVDLAEVVLTRVEAEELVVESWRPGTAAATRRRT; encoded by the coding sequence ATGAGCACCGACACCACCACGTCCTGGGCGGATTTCCGGGCCGCCGAACCCGTACTCGCCGACGCCGTGCGCCGCCGCTTCGAGGAGCACACCCACCATGTTCTCGCCACGCTCCGCAAGGACGGTTCACCCCGGGTGAGCGGACTGGAGATCACCTTCCTGGGCGGCGAGGTCTGTCTGGGCATGATGCCCGGCTCGTGGAAGGCGAAGGACCTGCTCCGCGACCCCCGGTTCGCGCTGCACGCGAACCCGGGCACGGTGGAGTCCATGGCGACCGGCGACGCGAAGCTCTCCGGCCGGGCGGCCGAAGTGACCGAAGGCGCCGAACTCGACCGCTTCCGGGCGGAGATCGCCCCACCCGAGGAGTTCCACCTCTTCCGGGTGGACCTCGCGGAAGTCGTCCTGACGAGGGTCGAGGCCGAGGAACTGGTGGTCGAGTCCTGGCGCCCGGGCACGGCCGCGGCCACCCGCCGCCGCACCTGA
- a CDS encoding acyl-CoA dehydrogenase family protein, translated as MRFALEEEQRAFGRSLDALLTAADVPAAARAWAEGDPAPGRALLARVADAGLVALAVPEEYEGMGPRPVELAVALVELGRHAVPGPVVETVAAASLLAGLAAGRAGAGAADLLPGLVRGETLVSLVAPGGGPYALDADAAGTVIVVDPEAAEVRIAPGHGPVRVSTDPVRRLALPDTGGEVLARGPGAVAAGARAGQLARLLTAAQCLGTGQALLDRTVGYVRQRVQFGTPVGGFQAVKHRLADTLIGLEFARPLVFGAAVTRDVRDIAAAKAAAGKAGYAAARTALQFHGAIGYTEEFDLALWLRRARPLRDAWGTPAECRAAVLTSGADG; from the coding sequence ATGCGTTTCGCGCTGGAGGAGGAGCAGCGGGCCTTCGGCCGGTCCCTGGACGCGCTGCTGACCGCGGCGGATGTGCCGGCGGCGGCCAGGGCCTGGGCCGAGGGGGATCCGGCGCCGGGGCGGGCGCTGCTGGCCCGGGTGGCCGATGCGGGGCTGGTGGCGCTGGCGGTGCCGGAGGAGTACGAGGGGATGGGCCCGCGACCGGTCGAACTGGCCGTGGCCCTGGTGGAGCTGGGACGGCATGCGGTGCCCGGGCCCGTGGTGGAGACGGTGGCGGCGGCGTCGCTGCTGGCCGGGCTGGCCGCCGGGCGGGCCGGGGCGGGCGCGGCCGACCTGCTGCCGGGGCTGGTGCGCGGGGAGACGCTCGTATCGCTGGTGGCCCCGGGCGGGGGGCCGTACGCGCTGGACGCGGACGCGGCGGGGACGGTGATCGTCGTGGATCCGGAGGCGGCGGAGGTCCGGATCGCGCCGGGGCACGGACCGGTCCGGGTCTCCACCGATCCGGTCCGGCGGCTCGCGCTGCCGGACACCGGGGGCGAGGTGCTGGCCCGGGGGCCGGGCGCGGTGGCGGCGGGGGCCCGGGCCGGACAGCTGGCCCGGCTGCTGACGGCGGCGCAGTGTCTGGGCACGGGGCAGGCGTTATTGGACCGTACGGTCGGCTATGTACGGCAGCGGGTGCAGTTCGGCACCCCGGTGGGTGGCTTCCAGGCGGTCAAGCACCGGCTGGCGGACACCCTGATCGGGCTGGAGTTCGCCCGGCCGCTGGTGTTCGGGGCGGCCGTGACGCGGGACGTCCGGGATATCGCGGCGGCGAAGGCCGCGGCGGGCAAGGCGGGTTACGCGGCGGCCCGCACGGCGCTCCAGTTCCATGGCGCGATCGGCTACACGGAGGAGTTCGACCTGGCGCTCTGGCTCCGCCGGGCCCGCCCGCTGCGCGATGCCTGGGGCACCCCGGCGGAGTGCCGCGCGGCGGTCCTGACCTCGGGCGCGGACGGCTGA
- a CDS encoding acyl-CoA dehydrogenase family protein, which produces MDLHHSPEDDAFRAEARSWLAAHVPRAPLPSLETREGFAAHRAWEAELAADRWSAVSWPTRYGGRDADLVRWLAFEEEYWSAGAPGRVSQNGISLLAPTLLDHGTEEQRARILPPMARGETVWAQAWSEPEAGSDLAALRSRAVRTAGGWLLTGQKTWSSRAAFADRAFGVFRSDPAAARPHDGLTYLMFCLSAPGVTVRPVGRLDGKPAFAEIFLDEVFVPDEDVIGEPGQGWRIAMSATGNERGLTLRSPGRFLAAAERLVRQWQAAGSPEGALRDRVADAVIGARAYQLFTWEAAARYAAGGRLGAESSLNKVFWSEYDIALHETALDLLGGEGEFADTEWAEGHVFALAGPIYAGTNEIQRDIVAEKLLGLPKGRR; this is translated from the coding sequence ATGGACCTGCACCACTCCCCGGAGGACGACGCCTTCCGGGCCGAGGCCCGGAGCTGGCTCGCGGCGCATGTGCCCCGGGCGCCCCTGCCGTCGCTGGAGACCCGGGAGGGCTTCGCCGCCCATCGCGCCTGGGAGGCGGAGCTGGCGGCCGACCGCTGGTCGGCGGTGTCCTGGCCGACCCGCTACGGCGGCCGGGACGCCGATCTGGTGCGCTGGCTGGCCTTCGAGGAGGAGTACTGGTCGGCGGGCGCCCCCGGGCGGGTCTCGCAGAACGGCATCAGTCTGCTCGCGCCCACCCTCCTCGACCACGGCACCGAGGAGCAGCGGGCCCGGATCCTGCCGCCGATGGCCCGTGGGGAGACGGTCTGGGCCCAGGCCTGGTCGGAGCCGGAGGCGGGCTCGGATCTGGCGGCGCTGCGTTCGCGGGCGGTCCGCACGGCCGGCGGCTGGCTGTTGACCGGGCAGAAGACCTGGTCGTCGCGGGCGGCGTTCGCGGACCGGGCGTTCGGGGTCTTCCGCAGCGATCCGGCGGCGGCGCGCCCGCACGACGGGCTGACGTATCTGATGTTCTGCCTGTCCGCGCCGGGGGTGACGGTACGGCCGGTGGGGCGGCTCGACGGGAAGCCCGCGTTCGCGGAGATCTTCCTGGACGAGGTGTTCGTCCCGGACGAGGACGTGATCGGGGAGCCGGGGCAGGGCTGGCGGATCGCGATGTCGGCGACGGGGAACGAGCGGGGGCTGACCCTGCGCTCCCCGGGCCGCTTCCTGGCGGCGGCGGAGCGTCTCGTACGGCAGTGGCAGGCGGCGGGTTCACCGGAGGGGGCGTTGCGGGACCGGGTCGCGGACGCGGTGATCGGGGCGCGGGCCTACCAGCTGTTCACCTGGGAGGCGGCGGCCCGGTACGCGGCCGGCGGGCGGCTCGGCGCCGAGTCCAGTCTGAACAAGGTCTTCTGGTCGGAGTACGACATCGCGCTGCACGAGACGGCACTCGACCTGCTGGGCGGGGAGGGTGAGTTCGCGGACACGGAGTGGGCCGAGGGGCATGTGTTCGCGCTCGCCGGGCCGATCTACGCGGGCACGAACGAGATACAGCGGGACATCGTCGCCGAGAAACTGCTCGGCCTGCCGAAGGGGCGTCGCTGA
- a CDS encoding vWA domain-containing protein yields the protein MAVWRTAGGPAISLRKVEEQAPELVGLYRSAGVSLRKHGLDGLRAAVYLVLDYSGSMKDYYRDGSVQALADRVLGLSVNLDDDGRVPTVFFSTDIDAVTDIPLDDHHGRVAKIVAGLGHMGKTSYHLAMDAVIDHYIDSGATDPALVIFQTDGGPINKLAAERYLCKSSKLPLFWQFIGFGDTHSRQFDFLRRLDELPVPEKRVVDNAGFFHAGEDPRRVPDTELYDRMVGEFPRWLTAARAQGILQ from the coding sequence ATGGCCGTTTGGCGTACCGCCGGGGGACCGGCGATCAGTCTGCGGAAGGTCGAGGAGCAGGCCCCCGAGCTGGTCGGCCTCTACCGGTCGGCGGGGGTGTCCCTGCGCAAGCACGGTCTGGACGGACTGCGCGCCGCCGTCTATCTCGTCCTCGACTACTCCGGTTCGATGAAGGACTACTACCGGGACGGCAGTGTGCAGGCCCTGGCCGACCGGGTGCTCGGCCTCTCGGTCAACCTCGACGACGACGGCCGGGTGCCGACGGTCTTCTTCTCCACCGATATCGACGCGGTCACCGACATCCCCCTCGACGATCACCACGGGCGGGTGGCGAAGATCGTCGCCGGGCTCGGCCATATGGGCAAGACCAGCTATCACCTCGCGATGGACGCCGTCATCGACCACTACATCGACAGCGGGGCGACCGATCCGGCGCTGGTGATCTTCCAGACCGACGGCGGCCCGATCAACAAGCTCGCCGCCGAGCGCTATCTCTGCAAATCCTCGAAGCTGCCGCTGTTCTGGCAGTTCATCGGCTTCGGGGACACCCACAGCAGGCAGTTCGACTTTCTGCGCCGGCTCGACGAACTGCCCGTCCCCGAGAAGCGGGTGGTGGACAACGCCGGTTTCTTCCACGCCGGGGAGGACCCGCGGCGGGTACCGGACACCGAGTTGTACGACCGGATGGTCGGCGAGTTCCCGCGCTGGCTGACGGCCGCGCGGGCGCAGGGCATCCTCCAGTAG